The window TCGGTTGATAGTGCTCTTATGTTAGAATATTTTTTTTACAATAGATATGTTTGCAACAAAAGGACTGCGCCTAGGTTTAGTCCTTTTATTATTTATAACTATAGTTGTATTACCAACGATTTTCGTAGTACACTTGTGTCCACATGATAACCTCGACGAGGGATGGATGTGGGCTCATAGTTTCGCCTACAGTGATAACGGATCTAGGGTCCATTTCACGAGTAATACCTTTTTCACGTAAACGTTTAGTGCGTTCAGAAGCAATTTCTTCGTTGATTGCTGTCAACGGAGTTACACCACTATTCATAAGGTTCACATAAGGCTGGAAGAGGATAGAGGCTTGAGGACCTACGACATGCATACCAAGGATATGGTTGGTGTCTTTATCTACCACAATTTTTACAAATCCATCGTTTATATCTCCAGGGTTGATACCCATTGCATAGCCTTTTGCAGTGGAGGAGTAGAAGTTCTTCCCAACTCCTACATTGTAACCCGCTTTGATAGCTTCAGCCTCTGTGAGACCTACACTACCAATTTCAGGATAGGAGAAAGTAACTTTTGGTAATGTATCATACCTTGCCCAACGGTAATCATCTTCACTTGTTGCATAGAAGAGATTGTGAGCAATGATATCTGCTTCGTAGTTTGCACGGTGACGGAATGCCGGCTCCCCATTGACATCACCTAAAGCGTAGATACCATCAACGGATGTTTCTAAAAATTCGTTAGTTTTGATCCAGCCTTTAGGCCGAGTTTCAATACCAGTGTTTTCTAGGTGAAGTTCTTCTACAGCTGGACGGATACCTGCAGCTACAAGGATTTCTTCAACTTTAGTTTCTGTAATTTCGCCAGTAGTACGATCTTTAGTAACTACCACTTTAAGGCCATCTTCTTGGCGGATTTCAACAGTGTCTTGGTTTAGAAGTACGTTAATACCACGTTCTCTGTAGTTGTTAAGCAAGTGTTCCGATATATCTGCATCTTCTTTAGGTACTAAACGTACATTGTGCTGAAGAATTGTTACCTTTGTACCTGCGGAATCGAATACGTGAGCGAACTCAACACCAATCGGACCCGCACCAAGTACAGCAAGGGATTTGTATGGTTGTTTAGGGAATTTATCACCAAAGAGACTTTCACTAGTAAGGAACCCTGATTCTTGAAGACCAGGTACATTAGGTACATTACTATAGCCACCAGTACCAAGGATAATTGTAGGCGCTGTAATTTCTACAATGCCAAACCCATCGTTAAGATGGATGTTCATCACTTTATCAGATACAAAGCTTGCTGCACCACGATACACATCTACGTTGTCATAGGCATTGTAATAATCATAGATGCCTGCAGATTCGTCAATTTTATGCCAAGTACGCTTGGACACAGTATGCCAGTCCATAGTAGCAGGTCCAACGTTAACGCCAATTTTTTTGAATTCTTTTGTTTCTTGAATTGCATTAGCTGCTGTAACCATAACTTTTGTAGGAATACAACCGCGAGTTAGACATGTACCACCAAATTTACCTTTTTCTATGACTGCCACTTTAAGGCCTTTTTTGAGCGCAGCATCAGCTACGATGGTTGCGCCGCCTGTACCAACTACAATAATATCGTATTGTTTCATGTTGATTCCTTCCTATATATCTACTAATAGTTATTATCATTAACTATATTATACCACTACATTGAAGAAAATCAATATAGTTTGTTAGTGATTGGTGAAAGTTTATATTTAGTTTATCCAAATACATAATATTATTTCCAGAAAATTAAGAGGCGCGGATATATGTAACTTTCACAAAGTCCTATAAAAGAATGTACAATTAGTTTACAAAAAAAAGACGGTCCCAAAGGACCGTCTAAAAAAATTTTAGTTCCAATCTTGATGATAACCGCGTTTTGCATAATCA of the Veillonella parvula genome contains:
- a CDS encoding dihydrolipoyl dehydrogenase family protein; protein product: MKQYDIIVVGTGGATIVADAALKKGLKVAVIEKGKFGGTCLTRGCIPTKVMVTAANAIQETKEFKKIGVNVGPATMDWHTVSKRTWHKIDESAGIYDYYNAYDNVDVYRGAASFVSDKVMNIHLNDGFGIVEITAPTIILGTGGYSNVPNVPGLQESGFLTSESLFGDKFPKQPYKSLAVLGAGPIGVEFAHVFDSAGTKVTILQHNVRLVPKEDADISEHLLNNYRERGINVLLNQDTVEIRQEDGLKVVVTKDRTTGEITETKVEEILVAAGIRPAVEELHLENTGIETRPKGWIKTNEFLETSVDGIYALGDVNGEPAFRHRANYEADIIAHNLFYATSEDDYRWARYDTLPKVTFSYPEIGSVGLTEAEAIKAGYNVGVGKNFYSSTAKGYAMGINPGDINDGFVKIVVDKDTNHILGMHVVGPQASILFQPYVNLMNSGVTPLTAINEEIASERTKRLREKGITREMDPRSVITVGETMSPHPSLVEVIMWTQVYYENRW